AGTCTTAATAAACACGGAGCCGCCGCCGAGAGCCGGGCGCTGAGGTGCGGATGGGCAGGTGCGGACACCCCAAACAACGTGtttcttctcccccccctttttatgagtattattatcattattaaagCCAATAAATACCAATTCGCTCTCGCTTCATGATGATTTGCGGTTTCACCGCAGCAGTTGCCCGCGAGCACTAACGTGTCGGGGGCATGTTAGTGCAGAGGCTTTTTAACCAGACGGGTTTGAGTATAAATGAGGGGGAACGAGGGGGCAAGGCTCTTTCAGGAATCAGTGAAAAGCTGCCGCGGGTCGCCCCGGGGAAGCCGCTCCGGTAGGAGCTCGGCGCCTCGCCGCTGCCAGCCGGGGGGCGAGGCCGGGGGTGGGGTGTGGAGCCGGGAGGGGGGGTGCGGGCCGCAGTGCTGTTTTGGGGGTGCCGGGGagcgggggcggaggggggggcggAGGGCCGCGCTCCCCTTCGCTCCGGGAGGGTGAAGCCTTGCCGGGTgcgtgtgtatgtgcgtgtgtgagAAAGAGGCGAGGAGGGAGGAagcggggtggtggtggtggctggggggggggggtattggCAATGGGCGGGAGAGAAAGAGGCGActcctgtttccttttctttctgccagCGCAATCTCGGCTCATTTTCTCTAAGCAATACAAGTTCACGGACGAGCTACCTAGCCAGCCCTCCTCTCTCGTCATGGACCTCCCAGGTAAAAAGGCCGTTCCCTTCCTCGCAGGCTGTTCCCTTtgcaaaatatgattttaaataaTAGCCATAATAAGATGCGGGGTTAAGGTGCAGATGCCTCGGGGGAGCTGTGCGGGGGAGCTCTCGTCAGCGAGCTCTCAGTGTGCGCTGGTGAGCGCGGAAAACTGAGGAGCAACTTCCCAGGGAGAAGCAGGGTGAGGCTTTGCCTCCCGCGCGCATGCAGGGCGTGGGAGCTGGGGAATGCCTGAGCCTGCCGCTTCCTTCCCGAGAGTTTCCCGAGCCCACGGGAGCGGCGGGAGCGGAGCTAGCCTGGCCCGGGGGCGGAGAGGTGCGAAGTACAAGTCGGTGCCCGAGCGCCGCAgccgcgggcggggagcggggcggcggcggcgggcgcccggggggTCGCGGGGCTCCCCTTCCCCtgcggcccggggctgcggcagctgctcaagCGAGGCGCTGAGGCAGCGTTTAATGACAGTTTAGCGAATctggccccggggcggcggggcgctgggAGCCCGAGGCAAACCCGGCTCGCGGCCGTGAGAAGAAGCGGGGCTCTGGGAGCTGGCGCGTTTCGGGGCCCCGAGCTGGGAGggggcgcccggcgccccgcaggGTGCTCCGCGGCTGCAGAGGATCTGCCGCCggtccccctccacccccaagtGCGCCCGGGCGGCGGGACGCCCCGCTGGCAGGGCACGGGCAAGAGGCGCGGGGCGTCGCGGTCTCTCTCGGGCGCGCCGTGCCAGCTGGCGGCCGGGGGcaggggggcggccgggcgctcCGTGCTGgctcggcgccgcggggccccgcgtgCGGCGCGTATGTTCCGCCCGCGGAGCGCTGCCCCACCGCCTCTTTTCGCCCGGCAGGCTGCGCGCCGCCCGCCCTGTGAGGACGCTCCCGCGCcccgcgcggaggaggaggaagaggaggcggcggaggaggaggagggaggcgcggccgcgccgccgctgcccagcCGCCGTCGCGCAGAGCGctggccgcggggcgccgcggcgggagcaGGCGCGCAGCCCCCTCCGCGTCCCCGggcccgcccggcggcggcggcggcggagcggggcgcctccatggcggcggcgagccggagcggcggcggcggcagcgacgcggggccggcgctgggcatggggcggcggcggcggggggcgctgccggagccggcgggcggctgctgctgctgcctggcggcggcgctgccgctgctgctgctgctgctgcccgccgggTGCCCGGTGCGGGCGCAGAACGACACGGAGCCCATCGTGCTGGAGGGGAAGTGCCTGGTGGTGTGCGACTCCAGCCCCTCGGCCGACGGCGCCATCACCTCCTCGCTGGGCATCTCGGTGCGCTCGGGCAGCGCCAAGGTGGCCTTCTCGGCCACCCGCAGCACCAACCACGAGCCCTCCGAGATGAGCAACCGCACCATGACCATCTACTTCGACCAGGTGAGCCGCCGCCGTGTTTTGCCTCTGCTGCTCCCCTCCAGGCCGGCGCCATCCTTCCTGCGCGGACACCGCTCCTGGCACCCCTCTGCTAGCGCCGTGTGCCTCCCGTCtgtctgccttttcttctttcttcctgccactcttctttctttctttctttctgcccctttctttctttctttctgcccctttctttctttctctctttctctctctttctctctctttctctctctttctctctctttctctctctctctctctctctctctctttctctctctctttttgtctctttttctctctctctttttgtctctttttctctctctctttttctctctctctttttctctctctctttttctctctctctttttctctctctctttttctctctctctttctctctctctctttttctctctctctttttctctctctctttttctctctttctctttctttctttctgcccccctttctttcttcctttcctccttttgctAGCGAGTCCCCGGCTCTGTAACAGTTTAATAGCTCAGCTCCCCAGAAAGAGTTTGGAAGTTGCTTTAGCCGGCTGCGGGCTTTCTCGGCGGTGGCGGGTGGGAAGGGGAGGCGCTGACTCCCCTGCGGCCCCGTCTCTGCTGCCTCGGGCCGTCGCCCTGCAGCCGGAGGTGGCTCCAGGCGACAGCGCCTAACCTGCGCGGGGAATGCGGGCGGACGGGTGCGCTCCCCCCCGCAGCGCCCCGTCGGAGACGGGAATATTCCGGGCGAGCGGAGGACGGAGATTTACTGCTGGGGAGTCGCGGGACCTGCCTGTTCCGAGCGCGTTTGGCAGTGTTACAGCACCTCTCTGGGGAAGGGAggagtgaggaagaggagggtgttTCCCGTGTTATCAAACTAGTGGAAGGTGGGTTAGGAGCGGGTTTATTCTGCACGGCATACCCCGGGCAGAGCAGCGGGCAGCCCGAGCCCGCCCTGCCTCGTCGTGCTGCCCCTTCCCCGGCCAGGGCTTCTCTACCGCCTTGCCTGCCTCCCGGAGCCCCTGCCCTGTCccgctgctttttcttttctttttggtgaatAAATTTACTTGATTCTGCTGCCTCTGTATCCCGAGGTAGTGTTGCAGAGTGAGCCAAAATGCACGCATGCAAACTGTTTTCTCCGTTCATCGGTCAGTCCGCTTGTCGTTCCTCCGCCTGCTTGTCCCCTCCTAATGAGTTTTCACAGCTATTCCTCGCGTACAAGATCCCATAAAGTCAGATCAGAAGGGGGAAAAGATATGCGTCGCATATTTTACATACCTTACCCCGCAATGCTCTGTTCTCAGGAGTTTGGAGGCATCCCTTCGTTGGGGCTCCCACAATAAcggattattttttcttcctttcttggaaACAGTAGGGTTTGGATGTTTAAAAGGAAGGGCTCgcggggcttttttctttttttttcctccctgcttactttgtatttttcttcaccAAAACAGCCGAAGCAGAGGTCGTAGCCCGCAAAGCTGCGTTAAGCCGTGTAGGAAATGATGCGGGCCGGGTgcccgggcgggagcggggccgccccggggcggg
This Dromaius novaehollandiae isolate bDroNov1 chromosome 2, bDroNov1.hap1, whole genome shotgun sequence DNA region includes the following protein-coding sequences:
- the CBLN2 gene encoding cerebellin-2 isoform X1 translates to MQGVGAGECLSLPLPSREFPEPTGAAGAELAWPGGGEAARRPPCEDAPAPRAEEEEEEAAEEEEGGAAAPPLPSRRRAERWPRGAAAGAGAQPPPRPRARPAAAAAERGASMAAASRSGGGGSDAGPALGMGRRRRGALPEPAGGCCCCLAAALPLLLLLLPAGCPVRAQNDTEPIVLEGKCLVVCDSSPSADGAITSSLGISVRSGSAKVAFSATRSTNHEPSEMSNRTMTIYFDQVLVNIGNHFDLASSIFVAPRKGIYSFSFHVVKVYNRQTIQVSLMQNGYPVISAFAGDQDVTREAASNGVLLHMEREDKVHLKLERGNLMGGWKYSTFSGFLVFPL
- the CBLN2 gene encoding cerebellin-2 isoform X2 — protein: MQGVGAGECLSLPLPSREFPEPTGAAGAELAWPGGGEAARRPPCEDAPAPRAEEEEEEAAEEEEGGAAAPPLPSRRRAERWPRGAAAGAGAQPPPRPRARPAAAAAERGASMAAASRSGGGGSDAGPALGMGRRRRGALPEPAGGCCCCLAAALPLLLLLLPAGCPVRAQNDTEPIVLEGKCLVVCDSSPSADGAITSSLGISVRSGSAKVAFSATRSTNHEPSEMSNRTMTIYFDQVLVNIGNHFDLASSIFVAPRKGIYSFSFHVVKVYNRQTIQ
- the CBLN2 gene encoding cerebellin-2 isoform X3 translates to MAAASRSGGGGSDAGPALGMGRRRRGALPEPAGGCCCCLAAALPLLLLLLPAGCPVRAQNDTEPIVLEGKCLVVCDSSPSADGAITSSLGISVRSGSAKVAFSATRSTNHEPSEMSNRTMTIYFDQVLVNIGNHFDLASSIFVAPRKGIYSFSFHVVKVYNRQTIQVSLMQNGYPVISAFAGDQDVTREAASNGVLLHMEREDKVHLKLERGNLMGGWKYSTFSGFLVFPL